In Aedes albopictus strain Foshan chromosome 3, AalbF5, whole genome shotgun sequence, the following are encoded in one genomic region:
- the LOC109403442 gene encoding uncharacterized protein LOC109403442 — MIRPHFDPPLDYQQQQQLQQQQQAAQQQQISKIVSSPPPTIVGTPNGTTMCVAKLLVGLDHAPMAFNVRHRIIGDGGTNLNYIRQETGANVSLRGRGSLAIEPQTGHEAPEPLQLCIEHPTLDGLQSAKQLAKNLIETLQEELNLFQENIVPKQNFQIIQQPTLVQTTQVPQMPPMIRAQHVAQPNGIIHQPPPPVLPPQGFVQHPQSQPPPPQIIQQPPTIIQSHVPMQIHSQPSNVVISQIQTAPQMTNVSNPPPGTQIRPSMIQLKNAAPPHLSQPPPNIQLAQPPEAPQQILVNQAPPYQVQYIQQNPAIQTSSGPHQPGQVTIQHVIQPQPQPIQGIVQTTIPPPQFDQYQRPPQGQQIIAVQGSTAFMVPPPNIIHQTVAPPQPQNQIIVQSQPIITHPPPNSIPQELVQTTTMQPTIAQSATLGPPPMAQVPMIVNTAEDKKPGELQLKQDLVKLEEAPPPGTIIQQITKPTVIPVSSMPGIPLSQPPPPIMSVPPPTVQHIVGNTIITSQANPPISHAIPQQIYSQIPVSIQSFQPAPQQIHMNGSTHFVVNAPHPWPPSGPTNPPPQQIQQVPVSSVQNIQFTTQPMRNPNEFQIISQPTIISAAEYRPPPQHIITTSSFNPQLQPPPGVQVFHTVPPPTQQIITSIPNPQPQPQIIEAPHPVPPPHPAATHQIITAPVPAAPPPFTTTVQYTAAPHEPKVSGATIIKTLWIRFTIYGLHTGDAQNNWDR; from the exons ATGATTCGACCGCATTTCGATCCACCGTTGGACtaccaacaacagcaacagctgcaacaacaacaacaagcggCTCAGCAGCAGCAAATATCAAAAATCGTCAGTAGTCCACCACCAACAATTGTCGGTACGCCGAACGGAACGACCATGTGCGTAGCAAAACTACTTGTCGGATTGGACCACGCTCCCATGGCATTCAACGTGCGACATCGGATTATCGGAGATGGTGGAACCAACTTGAACTACATCCGCCAGGAAACCGGTGCAAATGTTTCCCTCCGTGGCAGAGGTTCGCTCGCTATTGAACCGCAAACTGGACACGAAGCTCCCGAGCCGTTACAATTGTGCATTGAGCATCCTAC gttggATGGATTGCAAAGTGCTAAACAGTTAGCCAAAAATCTCATCGAGACTCTTCAAGAGGAGTTAAATCTCTTTCAAGAAAACATTGTCccgaaacaaaattttcaaataatccaACAACCAACGCTAGTCCAAACTACTCAGGTGCCCCAAATGCCACCGATGATCCGTGCTCAGCATGTGGCGCAACCGAATGGGATAATCCATCAGCCACCGCCGCCTGTGTTACCGCCTCAAGGATTTGTACAGCATCCCCAGAGTCAGCCTCCTCCTCCGCAAATTATTCAGCAACCTCCTACAATCATTCAGTCCCACGTTCCCATGCAGATCCACTCGCAGCCAAGCAATGTGGTAATCTCTCAAATCCAAACTGCGCCGCAAATGACCAACGTCAGTAATCCTCCCCCGGGGACACAGATCAGGCCCTCAATGATACAACTGAAAAACGCTGCTCCACCACATCTTTCCCAGCCTCCCCCAAATATTCAACTGGCTCAACCGCCCGAGGCTCCACAGCAAATATTAGTCAACCAAGCACCGCCCTATCAAGTACAATACATTCAGCAAAACCCTGCAATCCAAACGAGTAGTGGCCCTCACCAACCTGGCCAGGTGACAATCCAGCACGTCATACAACCACAACCCCAGCCGATACAAGGCATAGTCCAAACAACGATACCTCCTCCACAGTTTGACCAATATCAAAGGCCACCTCAAGGACAGCAGATTATTGCCGTGCAAGGGAGTACGGCCTTTATGGTTCCGCCACCAAACATAATCCATCAGACAGTGGCTCCACCACAACCACAGAACCAGATCATTGTTCAGTCCCAACCCATTATTACGCATCCCCCACCAAACTCAATTCCACAAGAACTTGTACAAACAACGACTATGCAGCCTACAATTGCACAATCGGCCACGCTCGGACCGCCTCCGATGGCCCAAGTTCCGATGATAGTCAATACCGCTGAGGACAAAAAACCCGGTGAACTACAACTCAAGCAAGACCTTGTAAAACTCGAGGAAGCACCGCCTCCTGGGACCATCATCCAACAAATAACCAAACCAACTGTGATCCCTGTGTCATCTATGCCAGGTATTCCGCTTAGTCAACCTCCGCCGCCAATCATGTCGGTGCCACCGCCAACCGTGCAGCACATTGTTGGGAATACGATTATTACCTCCCAAGCGAATCCTCCCATAAGTCACGCTATACCGCAGCAAATCTACAGTCAAATACCGGTGTCGATACAATCGTTCCAACCCGCACCGCAGCAAATACACATGAACGGAAGCACACATTTTGTCGTCAACGCTCCACATCCTTGGCCCCCGAGTGGACCAACCAATCCACCCCCGCAACAAATCCAACAAGTTCCAGTCAGCTCCGTACAGAACATCCAGTTCACGACACAACCGATGCGCAATCCAAACGAGTTTCAAATCATCAGTCAACCGACGATCATCAGCGCAGCAGAGTACCGGCCTCCGCCACAGCACATCATAACAACGAGTTCATTCAACCCGCAGTTGCAGCCCCCTCCAG GAGTGCAAGTGTTCCATACCGTCCCGCCACCAACGCAGCAGATCATTACTAGCATACCAAATCCGCAACCTCAACCGCAAATAATAGAGGCTCCCCATCCGGTTCCACCGCCACACCCGGCAGCAACGCATCAGATTATAACGGCACCGGTGCCTGCGGCACCACCGCCATTCACCACCACGGTGCAGTACACCGCTGCGCCCCACGAGCCAAAGGTAAGTGGTGCCACAATTATTAAAACACTTTGGATACGATTTACAATTTATGGATTACATACAGGGGatgctcaaaataactgggacaggtaa